A window of Paenibacillus antri contains these coding sequences:
- a CDS encoding phosphotransferase: MATENDIAKEIDVDRLQAISNRILTEESAVLMDWSCHPIGPRANNFVTAGVFRISGNTRLRNGAVRAWSVIVKVVREDPRRDDPAHYNYWRREILVYDSELLRNLPANIVAPQCYGIDGQVDGSVWLWLEDIPHERRTWGWDDYRYAAGKLGEFHAAYLTGHPLPEAPWLNKQWLRSWIKECIRYRDVPDPQAMASLLSDRRSASLIQRFTRLEGSIGAWLQALEQLPRTLSHQDVYEHNTMLDAARQEEGKLAVIDWQFASISGIGEDLGRFLGLAVSRGDVPVERFGEYRELFMSSYIGGMKRSGWGGDETLPRIGCFAAFALRSVWEVPKLLKKLEKQPDSSECKRLFLVAEHQLDAASEVERLLMNLEVSRR, translated from the coding sequence ATGGCTACTGAAAATGACATTGCAAAAGAGATAGACGTAGATCGTCTGCAGGCGATCTCTAACCGGATCTTAACGGAAGAGAGCGCAGTCCTCATGGACTGGAGCTGCCATCCGATCGGCCCGCGCGCTAACAATTTCGTAACCGCGGGGGTTTTCAGAATATCCGGAAATACCAGGTTGCGGAACGGGGCGGTCCGGGCTTGGTCGGTCATTGTTAAAGTCGTAAGAGAAGATCCTCGACGGGATGACCCCGCCCATTATAATTACTGGCGCCGCGAGATTTTGGTTTACGATTCAGAACTTCTTCGCAATTTGCCGGCGAACATCGTTGCGCCGCAATGCTATGGGATCGACGGACAGGTCGACGGATCGGTATGGTTGTGGTTGGAAGATATCCCTCATGAGCGGAGAACATGGGGATGGGACGATTATCGATACGCCGCGGGAAAGCTGGGAGAGTTCCACGCTGCTTATCTGACAGGACATCCGCTTCCCGAAGCTCCTTGGTTGAATAAACAGTGGCTGCGCTCGTGGATCAAGGAATGTATCCGTTACCGGGATGTACCGGATCCGCAAGCTATGGCATCGCTATTATCCGATCGAAGATCGGCCTCCCTGATTCAACGGTTTACTCGGTTGGAAGGTTCGATCGGCGCATGGTTACAAGCGCTCGAGCAGCTTCCAAGGACACTCTCCCACCAAGATGTTTACGAGCATAATACGATGTTGGACGCCGCCCGACAAGAGGAAGGGAAGCTTGCGGTGATCGATTGGCAATTCGCGAGTATTTCCGGAATCGGAGAAGATCTCGGCCGTTTCCTAGGGTTGGCCGTAAGCCGTGGCGATGTGCCTGTCGAACGATTTGGAGAATACCGCGAGCTCTTCATGTCGTCATACATCGGCGGCATGAAGCGCTCCGGCTGGGGCGGAGACGAAACCCTTCCGCGAATCGGTTGTTTCGCGGCTTTCGCGTTGCGTTCCGTATGGGAAGTTCCCAAGCTGCTTAAGAAACTGGAAAAACAGCCGGACTCATCGGAATGTAAACGCTTGTTTCTCGTCGCGGAACATCAATTGGACGCAGCGTCGGAAGTCGAACGATTATTGATGAATCTGGAGGTGTCCCGGCGGTGA
- a CDS encoding class I SAM-dependent methyltransferase, whose translation MEEPGANESSAVFLPGGSRIPAELFGGAMSGKELANPRTHKDWLPPHSLAWYAQLGKMTGQYRLPWNLTISGPNAEAIFEEEVSSMVRNKIVLDIGCGHGEFTVRWGPVVKQIVGIDITDDFIEAGKAKGFANVSFVAADSKQRLPFDDNAFDCAYNRKGPTSAYVDVRRIVKQGGRIMGLHPGDRLSPELPQLFPDLFEPLREGTPVLDKLKANLEKGGLLDQASIEIVKSASYLHEPLDIVKICCFGQRPSIYEMVVDTWMPEIEESFERHATEEGLAVTGETYLVRIRME comes from the coding sequence TTGGAAGAGCCGGGAGCAAATGAAAGCTCTGCCGTTTTCCTTCCCGGAGGATCGAGAATTCCTGCTGAATTATTTGGAGGGGCCATGTCGGGAAAAGAACTAGCGAACCCAAGAACGCATAAGGATTGGTTGCCTCCGCACTCGCTTGCGTGGTATGCGCAGCTCGGTAAAATGACCGGACAGTATCGTCTTCCGTGGAATTTGACGATTTCGGGGCCGAATGCCGAGGCGATTTTCGAGGAAGAGGTCTCATCTATGGTCCGGAATAAGATCGTTTTAGACATCGGGTGCGGACACGGAGAGTTTACGGTTCGTTGGGGTCCGGTGGTAAAACAAATCGTCGGCATAGACATTACCGACGATTTTATCGAAGCGGGGAAAGCGAAAGGCTTTGCGAATGTATCCTTCGTCGCGGCCGATTCGAAACAGAGGCTCCCGTTCGACGACAACGCATTCGATTGCGCGTATAACCGCAAGGGACCGACCTCCGCGTATGTCGACGTTCGACGGATTGTGAAACAAGGCGGTCGCATAATGGGCCTTCATCCAGGCGACCGGTTGTCGCCGGAGCTGCCGCAGCTGTTCCCCGACCTATTCGAACCGTTGCGCGAGGGCACGCCCGTGTTGGATAAACTGAAGGCTAATTTAGAAAAAGGGGGATTGCTCGATCAAGCCTCCATCGAAATCGTGAAGAGCGCATCCTACTTACATGAGCCTTTGGATATCGTGAAGATTTGCTGCTTCGGACAAAGGCCTTCTATCTATGAAATGGTTGTGGATACTTGGATGCCGGAAATCGAGGAGAGCTTCGAAAGACATGCCACCGAAGAAGGGTTGGCGGTTACAGGCGAAACCTATCTTGTTCGAATAAGGATGGAATGA
- a CDS encoding GNAT family N-acetyltransferase yields the protein MIKMNLTLERATASSLLVVHALWEDAYRFMAANGIEQWRPEQVTLAAVTYAFERSEMFLVRDASENVFVGTFFLLRSDPHVWKGDERPDAAYLHRLVVGRRYAGLGLGKRMLELAEAYMRDRGIACFRLDCMADNAKLNAFYRSAGFAYKGRADGAGWSASLYEKELSSS from the coding sequence ATGATAAAGATGAACCTGACTCTCGAACGGGCGACCGCTTCCTCGCTCCTCGTCGTTCACGCCTTATGGGAGGACGCCTATCGGTTCATGGCCGCGAACGGCATCGAGCAGTGGCGTCCCGAGCAAGTGACGTTGGCAGCCGTAACGTACGCCTTCGAGCGTAGCGAGATGTTTCTCGTCCGCGACGCGTCCGAGAACGTCTTCGTCGGCACCTTCTTTCTGCTCCGTTCGGACCCTCATGTCTGGAAGGGCGACGAGCGGCCGGACGCGGCGTACTTACACCGTCTCGTCGTCGGACGCCGCTACGCGGGACTTGGGCTCGGGAAGCGGATGCTGGAGCTGGCGGAAGCGTACATGCGGGACCGCGGGATCGCTTGCTTCCGGCTCGATTGCATGGCGGACAACGCCAAGTTGAACGCCTTCTACCGTTCGGCGGGCTTCGCGTACAAGGGCCGCGCGGACGGCGCCGGCTGGAGCGCGAGCTTATACGAGAAAGAGCTGAGTTCATCATAG
- a CDS encoding NAD(P)-dependent alcohol dehydrogenase codes for MMYTSYGTAERLALQEAEKPIPASGEALIRVYAASLNSWDWDLLRGKPWLTRLEGLRTPKYSILGADIAGRVEAVGSGVHAFRPGDEVFGDLSGCGFGGFSEYVSARADVLSLKPAGMSFEEAASVPQAGVLALQGLRVKGGIKRGQNVLINGGGGGVGTFAVQLAKMYGADATVVDAAGKLDKLVSIGADRVVDYAAEDISKMGETYDLVLDVVGNRSALDFIRILRPQGSYVMVGGAVRRLVQLLLLGPLLSMATRKKLSILIHRPNPQDLRLLGEFYAAGKLAPVIDRCYPLREAAEAFEYFGSGRHVGKIVIRMEPES; via the coding sequence ATGATGTATACCTCTTACGGAACCGCGGAACGACTCGCGCTGCAAGAAGCGGAGAAGCCGATTCCCGCTTCCGGCGAAGCGTTGATCCGAGTGTATGCCGCATCCTTGAATTCATGGGACTGGGATTTGTTAAGAGGGAAGCCGTGGTTGACCCGCCTTGAGGGGCTGAGAACCCCGAAGTACAGCATATTGGGAGCGGACATTGCCGGACGGGTGGAAGCGGTGGGCAGCGGCGTCCATGCGTTCCGTCCCGGGGATGAAGTGTTCGGGGACCTCTCCGGCTGCGGCTTCGGCGGATTTTCCGAATACGTTAGCGCTCGAGCGGACGTTTTGTCGTTGAAGCCGGCCGGCATGTCGTTCGAGGAAGCCGCGTCGGTTCCCCAGGCGGGCGTCCTTGCTTTACAGGGTTTGAGGGTCAAGGGAGGCATCAAGAGAGGACAGAACGTATTGATCAACGGCGGGGGCGGAGGCGTAGGAACGTTCGCGGTGCAGCTCGCTAAGATGTACGGTGCAGACGCGACCGTCGTCGACGCCGCCGGGAAGCTGGATAAGCTCGTCTCGATCGGCGCGGATCGAGTCGTCGACTACGCGGCGGAGGATATTTCGAAAATGGGAGAAACCTACGACCTCGTCCTAGATGTAGTGGGCAATCGATCCGCGCTGGATTTCATCCGGATCCTGCGCCCGCAAGGCTCCTACGTCATGGTCGGAGGGGCCGTCCGTCGATTGGTTCAGCTGCTTCTCCTCGGCCCGCTGCTTTCGATGGCGACCCGCAAGAAATTAAGCATCTTGATCCACAGACCGAACCCGCAGGATCTGCGGCTGTTGGGCGAGTTCTATGCGGCCGGAAAGCTTGCGCCCGTCATCGATCGATGTTACCCGCTGCGGGAGGCGGCCGAAGCTTTCGAATATTTCGGGAGCGGACGTCATGTCGGGAAAATCGTCATTCGCATGGAACCGGAGAGTTAA
- a CDS encoding NUDIX hydrolase: protein MEAKQEREHRHTGVYGVCVSDQRLLVIRKRLGPYSGQYDLPGGRLEPSESLEQAVMREFREETGTAVRVVSSIGVCDFQVLWTLKDRSTERLHHIAMLYQVEVDRRAEVHPIEAFPEQDSDGAVWLPPEEIEPRAASPAVLQAVEWLRSHRLSVARSLFDYRT from the coding sequence GTGGAGGCGAAACAGGAGCGGGAGCACCGCCATACCGGCGTGTATGGGGTATGCGTGTCGGATCAACGATTGCTGGTCATTCGGAAAAGGCTGGGTCCGTACTCAGGGCAATACGACTTGCCGGGCGGGAGACTAGAGCCTTCGGAGTCGTTGGAACAAGCGGTGATGCGGGAGTTCCGGGAGGAGACGGGGACGGCGGTTCGAGTCGTCTCCAGCATCGGCGTCTGCGATTTCCAAGTGTTGTGGACGCTAAAGGATCGCTCGACGGAACGATTGCATCATATCGCGATGCTCTATCAGGTGGAGGTTGACCGTCGGGCGGAGGTTCATCCGATCGAGGCGTTCCCCGAACAAGATTCCGACGGGGCGGTCTGGTTGCCGCCGGAGGAGATCGAGCCTCGCGCCGCCTCGCCGGCGGTCCTTCAAGCGGTCGAATGGCTTCGCTCTCATCGCTTGTCCGTCGCTAGAAGCTTGTTCGATTACAGAACGTAG
- a CDS encoding NUDIX hydrolase yields the protein MSQWIGAAAVCVDADGRLLMVLQGKPEEEKRWSVPSGGIEPGETLEQCCMREVFEETGYRSKVVKKIKEKTGSHGTAEYHVTYFEAEIVDGTPTIQDPDGLIYDIDWKSREQMKALPFSFPEDREFLLNYLEGPCREKN from the coding sequence ATAAGCCAGTGGATCGGAGCGGCGGCCGTATGCGTCGATGCGGACGGCCGATTGCTCATGGTGCTGCAAGGGAAACCGGAAGAGGAGAAGCGTTGGTCCGTCCCCTCCGGCGGGATCGAACCGGGAGAAACGTTAGAGCAATGCTGCATGAGGGAAGTGTTCGAAGAGACGGGGTACAGGAGCAAGGTCGTTAAGAAAATCAAAGAAAAAACGGGATCGCACGGCACTGCGGAATATCATGTTACTTACTTCGAAGCGGAGATCGTAGACGGTACTCCGACGATTCAAGACCCGGACGGACTGATTTACGATATTGATTGGAAGAGCCGGGAGCAAATGAAAGCTCTGCCGTTTTCCTTCCCGGAGGATCGAGAATTCCTGCTGAATTATTTGGAGGGGCCATGTCGGGAAAAGAACTAG
- a CDS encoding GNAT family N-acetyltransferase, protein MDIPDLNLFMMCGALNPAALRGMPPPFRIRTCRKEELDIWKAMPFDDADTAEAYRGYMTNFFQDVYAGEGDSFFEKCLFVCDADDKPIATCFVWKAYNRVNTLHWFKVLKPYEGRGIGRALLTAVLQDLQPEDYPVYLHTQPASYRAIKLYADFGFVVLTDPVVGSRRNDVEACLPILERFMPPENFAKLRFAQAPKDFLEAVHSSEIHEF, encoded by the coding sequence TTGGACATTCCGGACTTGAATCTCTTTATGATGTGCGGCGCCTTGAACCCGGCTGCGCTTCGCGGCATGCCGCCGCCGTTCCGCATCCGAACGTGCAGGAAAGAGGAGTTGGACATCTGGAAAGCGATGCCATTCGACGATGCGGATACGGCCGAGGCCTATCGCGGCTATATGACGAATTTTTTTCAAGACGTATACGCGGGCGAAGGGGATTCGTTTTTCGAAAAGTGCTTATTCGTCTGCGATGCCGACGATAAGCCGATCGCCACATGTTTTGTATGGAAAGCCTACAACCGAGTCAACACGCTGCATTGGTTTAAGGTGTTGAAGCCATACGAAGGAAGAGGCATCGGCCGGGCGTTGCTTACCGCGGTCTTGCAGGACCTTCAGCCGGAAGATTACCCCGTCTATCTCCATACGCAGCCTGCCAGCTATCGTGCGATCAAGCTGTATGCCGACTTTGGGTTCGTCGTCTTAACCGACCCCGTCGTCGGGAGTAGACGCAACGACGTAGAAGCGTGTTTACCCATTCTCGAACGGTTCATGCCCCCGGAAAATTTCGCGAAGCTGCGATTCGCCCAAGCGCCGAAGGATTTCTTGGAAGCGGTGCATTCTTCCGAAATCCATGAGTTTTAA
- a CDS encoding serine hydrolase domain-containing protein, with the protein MDFTPLSRFIDHITSWRIPWAEVLVIHRNETVFRYRNGCADLEEKTPIDDRRIINLYSLTKIMTCAAGLQLVEKGAVLLQDPLSAYLPEYAEMTVKKTLPDGTVALEKAERPIAVRDLFAMTAGFSYDLGAPSIRDVVRRTEGKVPTREFAAALAKEPLLFEPGTRWNYSLCHDVLAALVEVVDGRTFGAYVREQITEPLGMRDTGFDLSGEQLSRLAPQYEYNDALGKPVRKDGNGFRIGTSFESGGAGLLSTVSDYALFLNALTNLGTSPDGVRILSPVSVELMRTDHLIEEMRGDFSWVQLAGYGYGLGVRTHISKAESGSLSPHGEFGWSGAAGCLAIIDPASRLTVMYAQHLLNNQEPYVHPRLKNIVYGCL; encoded by the coding sequence TTGGATTTCACGCCGCTGTCCCGATTTATCGACCATATCACATCTTGGCGCATTCCGTGGGCGGAGGTGCTGGTCATACACCGCAACGAGACGGTGTTCCGTTACCGGAACGGCTGCGCCGACTTGGAGGAGAAGACGCCGATCGACGACCGGCGGATCATTAACCTGTATTCGTTGACGAAGATCATGACGTGCGCCGCAGGGCTCCAACTCGTCGAGAAGGGCGCCGTGCTGCTGCAGGATCCGCTGTCGGCCTATTTGCCGGAATACGCCGAGATGACCGTGAAGAAGACGCTGCCCGACGGTACGGTCGCTTTGGAGAAGGCGGAGAGACCGATCGCGGTGCGCGATCTGTTCGCCATGACGGCCGGCTTCTCGTACGATCTCGGTGCCCCTTCCATTCGGGACGTCGTCCGACGTACGGAAGGCAAGGTGCCGACCCGCGAATTCGCGGCGGCGCTCGCGAAAGAGCCGCTGCTGTTCGAACCCGGCACGCGATGGAACTACAGCCTCTGCCATGACGTGCTCGCCGCATTGGTCGAGGTCGTGGACGGCAGGACTTTCGGCGCGTACGTGCGGGAACAGATCACCGAGCCGCTCGGAATGCGCGATACGGGCTTCGATCTTTCCGGCGAGCAGCTGAGCCGCCTGGCTCCGCAGTACGAATATAACGATGCGCTGGGGAAGCCCGTTCGCAAAGACGGGAACGGATTCCGGATCGGAACGTCGTTCGAAAGCGGCGGAGCGGGACTGCTGTCGACCGTAAGCGACTACGCGCTGTTCTTGAACGCGCTGACCAACCTGGGCACAAGCCCGGACGGCGTTCGCATTCTGTCGCCGGTGTCGGTCGAGTTGATGCGAACCGATCATCTCATCGAGGAGATGCGGGGCGATTTCTCCTGGGTGCAGCTGGCCGGCTACGGCTACGGGCTGGGCGTCAGAACCCATATCTCGAAGGCGGAGAGCGGATCGTTGAGCCCGCACGGCGAATTCGGGTGGAGCGGCGCCGCCGGATGTCTCGCCATCATCGACCCGGCATCGCGATTGACCGTCATGTATGCGCAGCATTTGCTGAATAATCAGGAGCCCTACGTCCATCCGAGGTTGAAAAACATCGTTTACGGATGTCTGTAG
- a CDS encoding phosphotransferase family protein, whose amino-acid sequence MTSFKPTMNVEQAKAALQRIEGVPVEEATPIEMGEISRAFRYAVGGEERIVHFKFDMSGVEKTRYMAERYGPILGLPRVLKTGSVDGIPYTVSELLPGKPLSRLREEELLAAMPDLVRRFRELNRIRGSEADGYGWISAGGKAVYPSWGAFVASLFSEEQEGFYAGWTALFDQGILERDVFDAVYAAIRELLPYAPKEKYLVHGDFHFWNMLSDGAAVTGIVDWEMAMYGDFMFDVAVLHLWHPQARFPERVREAWEAEGEAIPRFEERLRCYRLIKGLDGLRFYAKKGDRPAYDFMKSELMPLL is encoded by the coding sequence ATGACGTCTTTCAAACCGACGATGAACGTCGAGCAAGCCAAGGCGGCGCTGCAGCGTATCGAAGGCGTTCCGGTCGAGGAAGCGACGCCGATTGAGATGGGCGAGATCAGCCGCGCGTTCCGCTACGCCGTCGGCGGCGAGGAGCGCATCGTCCATTTCAAATTCGACATGTCCGGCGTCGAGAAGACGAGATATATGGCGGAGCGATACGGGCCGATCTTGGGACTGCCTCGCGTGCTGAAGACCGGTTCCGTCGACGGCATCCCGTACACGGTGTCCGAGCTGCTGCCGGGCAAACCCCTGAGCCGGCTTCGCGAAGAGGAGCTGCTTGCGGCGATGCCCGATCTCGTTCGCCGGTTTCGCGAGCTGAACCGCATCCGGGGTTCCGAGGCGGACGGATACGGCTGGATATCGGCCGGGGGGAAGGCAGTCTACCCCAGCTGGGGAGCGTTCGTCGCATCGCTGTTCAGCGAGGAGCAAGAAGGGTTCTATGCAGGGTGGACGGCGTTGTTCGATCAAGGCATTCTGGAGCGGGACGTCTTCGACGCGGTATACGCCGCGATTCGCGAGCTTCTGCCTTACGCGCCGAAGGAGAAATATTTGGTCCATGGCGATTTTCACTTCTGGAACATGTTGTCCGACGGCGCGGCGGTGACGGGCATCGTCGATTGGGAGATGGCCATGTACGGCGATTTCATGTTCGACGTAGCCGTTCTGCATCTCTGGCATCCTCAGGCGCGCTTCCCGGAGCGCGTGCGCGAAGCGTGGGAAGCGGAAGGAGAAGCGATCCCGCGGTTCGAGGAGCGGTTGCGCTGTTACCGGTTGATCAAAGGGTTGGACGGGTTACGGTTTTACGCCAAGAAAGGGGACCGGCCGGCATATGACTTTATGAAGAGCGAGCTGATGCCGCTGCTTTGA
- a CDS encoding TetR/AcrR family transcriptional regulator, translated as MPKVSDAYKEKKRADILRHALACFGEKGFQSATIDEIALRCGMSKGAIYGYFASKEEMYIRLMESGTEEMFRMLRDDFAGLPAVHKLRTLIRHYRNQELTSEWVGAGRVHMEFWIHSARNEDVKRVMVDRYERFVALVEEIVEEGKREGVFGDVHAREMSELFWAMADGIFLRITVLDRQELYEKLWDDAEEMFLRTLSRNGDGAAL; from the coding sequence ATGCCGAAAGTCAGCGACGCGTACAAAGAGAAGAAGCGAGCGGACATTCTGCGGCATGCGCTGGCCTGCTTCGGCGAGAAGGGATTTCAGAGCGCGACGATCGACGAGATCGCCCTCCGATGCGGTATGAGCAAGGGCGCGATCTACGGTTACTTCGCAAGCAAGGAAGAGATGTACATCCGCTTGATGGAGTCCGGCACGGAGGAGATGTTCCGGATGCTTCGCGACGATTTCGCCGGCTTGCCGGCCGTCCATAAGCTCCGGACGCTGATCCGCCATTATCGGAATCAGGAGCTCACGAGCGAATGGGTCGGCGCGGGCAGGGTGCATATGGAGTTCTGGATTCATTCGGCGCGGAACGAGGACGTGAAGCGCGTGATGGTCGACCGCTACGAACGATTCGTCGCGCTTGTGGAAGAGATCGTAGAGGAAGGCAAGCGGGAGGGCGTCTTCGGGGACGTGCATGCGCGGGAAATGTCGGAATTGTTCTGGGCGATGGCCGACGGCATCTTCCTGCGGATCACGGTGTTGGATCGGCAAGAGCTGTACGAGAAATTATGGGACGACGCGGAGGAGATGTTCCTCCGAACATTGTCGCGGAACGGAGACGGAGCGGCGTTATGA
- a CDS encoding NAD-dependent epimerase/dehydratase family protein, protein MKILVLGGTRFVGKHMVEAATARGHEVTLFNRNQRPGVFPDLETLVGDRDGDLKALEGRTWDAVIDTCGYVPRIVKKSLEALASRVGHYTFISTLDVYDQPDVVGIDESHPLAPLSDESVEDVQDAYGPLKARCEQEVERAMPGRSLIVRCGLVVGPGDLSDRFTYWPTRIARGGETLAPGNPNAPIQWIDARDLAGWVVRMIERQAHGVYNATGPQPWATVGDVLSRSNAALGSPADFVWVEEPFLLERGVGFWIELPLWLPEKENLGGIMTLNVSKAVREGLTFRPLEDTVRDTFAWDRARGADVKRVAGLDAEKERRLLDEWRRFLDARMQGA, encoded by the coding sequence ATGAAGATTCTAGTACTAGGCGGGACTCGGTTCGTAGGCAAGCATATGGTCGAGGCGGCGACGGCGCGGGGACACGAGGTGACGCTGTTCAATCGGAATCAGCGGCCGGGCGTCTTCCCCGACTTGGAGACGCTCGTAGGCGATCGGGACGGAGACTTGAAGGCGCTGGAGGGAAGAACATGGGACGCCGTGATCGACACGTGCGGGTACGTGCCTAGAATCGTGAAGAAATCGTTGGAGGCGCTTGCGAGCCGCGTCGGTCATTACACCTTCATCTCCACGTTGGACGTGTACGACCAGCCCGATGTCGTGGGCATCGACGAGAGTCATCCGCTCGCGCCGCTGTCCGACGAATCGGTCGAGGACGTTCAAGACGCATACGGCCCGTTGAAGGCGCGTTGCGAGCAGGAGGTCGAACGAGCGATGCCGGGGCGAAGCCTGATCGTCCGCTGCGGCTTGGTCGTCGGCCCGGGAGATCTGTCCGATCGATTCACGTACTGGCCTACCCGTATCGCGAGAGGCGGGGAGACGTTGGCTCCCGGCAACCCGAACGCTCCGATCCAATGGATCGACGCCAGAGACTTGGCCGGATGGGTCGTACGCATGATCGAACGGCAAGCTCATGGCGTCTACAATGCGACCGGGCCCCAACCATGGGCGACGGTCGGAGACGTCCTGAGTCGGAGCAACGCAGCGCTCGGGTCGCCTGCGGACTTCGTCTGGGTGGAGGAACCGTTCTTGCTGGAGCGGGGCGTGGGCTTCTGGATCGAGTTGCCGCTCTGGCTGCCGGAGAAGGAAAACTTAGGCGGCATCATGACGCTTAACGTCTCGAAGGCGGTCCGGGAGGGATTGACGTTTCGTCCGCTGGAAGACACCGTTCGAGACACGTTCGCGTGGGACCGGGCGAGGGGCGCCGACGTCAAGCGCGTCGCGGGACTCGACGCGGAGAAGGAGCGGCGGCTGCTCGACGAGTGGCGCCGCTTCTTGGACGCGCGGATGCAGGGGGCTTGA
- a CDS encoding UbiD family decarboxylase produces MYSTLESCIIDLERHGHLVRIREEVDPELEMAAIHLRVFEAGGPALMFENVKGSRYRAVSNLFGTLERSKFMFRQTWEATQNVIALRNDPMKALKQPFRNVRAATAATKALPLKLGNASAGFEEAAITDLPLIKHWPMDGGAFVTLPQVYTEDPDKPGVMNANLGMYRVQLTGNEYAANQEIGLHYQIHRGIGIHQHKADRKGEPLKVSIFIGGPPAHTLSAVMPLPEGLSELTFAGLLSGRRFRYGYVDDYCVSGDADFVITGEIHPGETKPEGPFGDHLGYYSLVHAFPMMRVRKVYAKRNAIWPFTVVGRPPQEDTAFGALIHELTGDAVKQEVPGVKEVHAVDAAGVHPLLFAIGSERYTPYAAVRQPAELLTIANRILGTGQLSLAKYLFIAAEERQPLSTHREAEFLQYVLERIDLKRDLHFQTNTTIDTLDYSGTGLNQGSKVIFAACGDKKRELCADVPEQLKELRDFGNPRLALPGVVALEGPAFFGYTEAERQLRELTDALGARGAMPECPLIVLCDDSSFVSASLANFLWTTFTRSNPSHDIYGVNAGYAFKHWGCDNVVIDARTKPHHAPPLVPDPSVEKRIDRLFASGGSLSGIL; encoded by the coding sequence ATGTACTCTACATTGGAATCTTGCATTATCGATCTGGAACGGCACGGTCATCTCGTTCGGATCCGCGAGGAAGTAGATCCCGAACTGGAGATGGCCGCGATCCATCTTCGCGTATTCGAGGCGGGCGGGCCGGCACTCATGTTCGAAAACGTGAAAGGTTCTCGTTATCGAGCGGTCTCCAACCTGTTCGGCACGCTGGAACGAAGCAAGTTTATGTTCCGGCAGACGTGGGAAGCGACGCAAAACGTCATCGCGCTGCGCAACGATCCGATGAAGGCGTTGAAGCAGCCGTTCCGGAACGTTCGAGCGGCGACGGCGGCGACGAAGGCGCTGCCTTTGAAACTCGGCAACGCCTCGGCCGGATTCGAGGAAGCGGCGATTACCGATCTTCCGCTGATCAAGCACTGGCCGATGGACGGAGGCGCCTTCGTCACGCTGCCGCAGGTGTATACCGAAGATCCGGACAAGCCGGGCGTTATGAACGCCAACTTGGGCATGTACCGGGTGCAGCTGACAGGGAACGAGTATGCGGCGAATCAAGAAATCGGGCTCCATTACCAAATTCACCGTGGCATCGGAATTCACCAGCATAAAGCCGACCGGAAGGGCGAACCGCTCAAAGTGAGCATCTTCATCGGCGGACCGCCGGCGCATACGTTGTCGGCCGTTATGCCGCTGCCGGAAGGCTTAAGCGAGCTGACGTTCGCCGGCCTGTTATCGGGACGCCGCTTCCGATACGGTTATGTGGACGACTACTGCGTCAGCGGCGACGCCGACTTCGTCATTACGGGCGAGATTCATCCCGGAGAGACGAAGCCGGAAGGACCGTTCGGCGACCATCTCGGGTACTACAGCTTAGTCCATGCGTTCCCGATGATGCGCGTCCGGAAGGTGTACGCGAAGCGCAACGCGATCTGGCCGTTCACCGTCGTCGGCAGACCGCCTCAAGAGGATACGGCGTTCGGAGCGCTCATTCACGAGTTGACCGGCGACGCCGTGAAGCAGGAGGTGCCGGGCGTGAAGGAGGTTCACGCCGTCGACGCCGCAGGCGTTCACCCGCTGCTGTTCGCCATCGGCAGCGAACGATATACCCCTTACGCCGCGGTGAGACAACCGGCCGAGCTGCTTACGATCGCGAATCGGATCCTCGGCACGGGCCAACTGAGTCTTGCCAAATATTTGTTTATCGCCGCCGAGGAGAGGCAGCCGCTTAGCACGCATCGCGAAGCGGAGTTCTTACAGTACGTGCTGGAGAGGATCGACCTGAAGCGAGATCTCCACTTCCAGACGAATACGACGATCGACACGCTGGACTATTCCGGTACCGGCCTCAACCAAGGAAGCAAAGTCATCTTCGCCGCCTGCGGCGACAAGAAGCGCGAGCTGTGCGCCGACGTTCCGGAGCAGCTTAAGGAGCTGCGCGATTTCGGGAACCCGCGGCTCGCCCTGCCGGGGGTCGTCGCGTTGGAAGGACCGGCCTTCTTCGGCTATACGGAGGCCGAACGGCAGCTGCGGGAGCTGACGGACGCGCTCGGCGCACGCGGCGCGATGCCGGAATGCCCCTTGATCGTGTTATGCGACGACAGCTCCTTCGTCAGCGCGTCGCTGGCTAACTTCTTATGGACGACCTTCACCCGAAGCAATCCGTCCCATGATATATACGGGGTGAACGCCGGGTACGCGTTCAAGCATTGGGGCTGCGACAACGTTGTCATCGACGCGCGGACGAAGCCTCATCACGCCCCGCCCCTCGTCCCCGACCCGTCGGTCGAGAAGCGGATCGACCGGCTGTTCGCCTCCGGCGGCAGCTTGAGCGGCATTTTATAA